The Chlorobaculum sp. MV4-Y genome contains the following window.
AGGTGCGTGGCGAGGTCTATATGCGCAAGGACGATTTCGAGCGGCTCAACGAGGAGCGCCCGGAGGAGGAGCGCTTCGCTAACCCGCGTAATGCCACTGCGGGCACGCTCAAGTTGCAGGACTCGGCGGAGGTCGCCCGGCGCAGGATGTCGTTCGTGGCCTACTACCTCAAGGGCCACGACGGCGAAGCGCCCACGCACCTGAAGCGGCTGGAGCAGCTCAAAAGCATGGGCTTCATGACCGGCGCGGCGGCCCGGCTCTGCAAGGGGATGGACGAGATCGCCGACTTCATCAGCGAGTGGTCGGAGAAGCGCTGGACGCTGCCGTACGAAACCGACGGCGTGGTGCTCAAGCTCAACGAGGTCGGCCTGTGGGATCGGCTCGGCGCGACCGCCAAAAGCCCGCGCTGGGCGATTGCCTACAAGTACCCGGCACAGCAGGCCAAAACCGTGCTGCAAGGCGTTGTGTTCCAGGTCGGACGGCTCGGCACCATCACGCCGGTGGCCGAACTCAAGCCGGTGAAACTCGCCGGATCGACTGTGTCGCGCTCGACCCTGCACAACTTCGACGAAATCGAACGGCTCGGCGTGCGCATCGGCGACCACGTTATGATTGAAAAGTCGGGCGAAGTGATCCCGAAAGTGGTCAGCGTCGTGCTCGACGAACGCCCGGCAGAGACCGCCGCCATCGAAGTGCCGAAGCGCTGCCCGGAGTGCGGCACGGAGCTGGAGCGGCCCGAAGGTGAAGTGAGCTGGTACTGCCCGAACGAAGAGGGTTGCCCCGCGCAGAAGCGAGGCCGCATTCTGCACTTCGCCTCGCGCAACGCCCTCGACATTCAGAACCTCGGCGAATCGCTCGTCACGCAGCTCGTCGAGCGCGGCCTCGCCAGCGACGCGGGTGACCTTTACCGTCTCACGCTGGAGCAGCTCGCGAGCCTTGACCGCATGGCCGCCAAATCGGCGCAAAACGTGCTCGACGCGCTCGAAAAGAGCAAAAAGCAGAGCTACGCCCGCCTGCTCTTCGCTCTCGGCATCCGCCACGTCGGCGCAGCCACCGCCCGCGAACTGGCCCACGCCTGCCCCTCTATCGACTGCCTCCGCGAGATGGGCGAGGAGGAACTCGCCGCCGTGCCCGACATCGGCCCCGTCATCGCCGAAAGCATCCGCGACTTCTTCGCCAAACCCTGGGCGCAAGCGATGCTCCAAAAGCTCGCCGAAGCTGGACTGCCCATGCAAGCCGGAGAGGAAAAAGCGCTGGTCAACAACAATTTTGAAGGCCAAAGCGTCATCTTCACTGGTAGCCTGGAACGCCACGTCCGCCAGCAAGCCGAAGAGATGGTACGGGAACGCGGCGGCAGAATTGTCAGCTCAGTTAGCAAAAAGACCACGCTCGTCGTCGCCGGAAGCGAGGCCGGAAGCAAGCTGGAGAAGGCGATAAAGCTGGGTGTGAAGGTGATAAGCGAGGATGAGTTCGAGCGGATGCTGTGAGGTGAGACAGAGCTTGTCCGGAAACCCGATGATGGTATTATATTTTTGTAATTGTTTTTTTCAGTGAACCAATAGATCTGAAAGATTATGCCATCAATTTCGATGTTTTATGGCCTGATTGTTTACTTGTAACTTTCGAGATAACATGCAGCACCATGTGCCTCATATCCACGTCAGGTATCAGGATGACGAGGTTATTGTCTCTATTCCGGATGGAGAAATTCTTGATGGGTCGATTCCTCCAGCCAAGATGAAACTATTGCAGGCATGGATAGAATTGCACAAAGATGAGTTGGTCGCGGACTGGGAATTAGCAATTTCAGGCGAACAACCATATAAAATTGAACCATTGAGGTGAAGACAATGAATCCAAGAGTTAGTAAGGTCACCCCGTTGGAAGGCTACAAACTTCGTATCGAGTTCAGTAACGGAGAAGTCGGCGAATACGATTGCGCACCTCTTCTTGAATTCGGTGTATTCAAAGAGCTGAAGAATGTTCAGTATTTCAAATCGGTAAAGGTCGTTGGAGGTACTGTTGCTTGGCCAAACGAACAAGATATTTGCCCGGATACGTTGTATCTGGACTCTGTGAAAATACTTGCAGTATAGGCTGTTAAGCTTTTACGCTGTCATATTTTTGAGTGGGGGGATATGTCAATTTTTAATAAAGTAACAGATTGCTGCTGTATTTTTTTTAAATCTCAAATAAGGAGGATAATATTATAAATTTATTTTCGGTTTTATTTTTTCCCCATCCTGTTGGTTCAGCCGGACCCAATCCTTTTGTTCAGTTATTCCCGCTTATGATAGTTCAAGCTCTGTATTCTATTTTTACATACAAAGCTGCTGTTATAAGAGGAAGAAATAGATGGCTAACTGTTGTTTTTACGATGATACCTGTATTTGCTGTATTTTTTTTATGTCGTTTTGAGTTTCATTTTATATGCAATGGATAAAAAAATAATTCATGGAACCGCATTATCGTGTAACCATTTTTGGGTCGGCCCGGATCAGTGAGGGGGATAAGGAGTACCGCGATGTTTATGAAATCGCTCGCGGGCTTGCTGCCGAGGGGTTTGACATTGTGACCGGCGGCGGGCCGGGGTTGATGCAGGCGGCAAATTCCGGGTCGAAAAGCGTCTCCAACGGAGGGCAGTCGATCGGGCTGAATATCAAGCTGCCGCATGAGCAGGCTCCCAATCCGTGGCTCGACATCAAGGAGGAGTTCGACCGGTTCAGCGGACGGCTCGACGCTTTCATGGCAATGTCCGACGCGGTGATCGTCGCGCCCGGCGGCATCGGGACGCTGCTCGAACTTTTCTACTCCTGGCAGCTCGTGCAGGTGCAGCACCTCTGCGAAACCCCGATCATCCTCTTCGGCGAAATCTGGACGAGCCTGCTGCTCTGGCTCGAAACCGAAGTGCTGCCGCGTCATCTGTTCGAGCGCAAGGACATGCACTCCATTTTCCACGTCATGGAAGCGTCGGCGGTGGTTGATCTCATCATTAAAATTCACAAAGCCCGGTCGGAGACAGAGCATGTTTGCCGGAATTTTAACAAGTATCGGCTTGCGATTGCCAAAAAAGAGTGAGGATGTGGGACTTTTGGGACGAGTGAGACAGGTAGGACGGGAGGATGATGATGGGATTGGGGCGGGTTTTGTATATTGCGTGCAATACCCCTGCAATTTCCAAGTGACAACAGATGGCTGGTTCAGGCGGCCCGCGCAAGTTACTGCTCCGGGAGAAAAATTCACGAGAAGCGCTGTTCGTCAGAAAGCTCTCGCGTGAGCGCGGCGTGAGTTACGAGTCGTTTCGCGAGTTCGTTGAAACCCGCCCCGCCGAAGTGGTGGCCAATATCGCGATCTGCCTGATCAACCAGGCAAGTTTTCTGCTCAAGCGCCAGCTCGAAACGCTCGAACGGCAGTTCATCGAAGCGGGCGGCATCCGCGAAAGAATGACCAAAGCCCGCCTCGATTCCCGTCAGAAAAGGTGATCCATCATCCGCTTTTCCTGTCCTACCAGTCCCACTTGTCCCAAAAGTCCCACCAAAAACTACTTCGTCGCCACGTACAGAATTGAGGTCTCGAAGGTCATCGGGAAGTACTCGGCCTTTTTGAAACCCGCGTTTTTCAGGATTTTTGTGAAGGCTTCGGCCTGAGGGAACTGCTCCACGGAGTTGGGGAGGTAGTCGTAGGCGAAGGTCGATTTGCTGAACATTCCGGCGATTTTTGGCAGGACGTTCTTGAAGTAGATTAGGTAGAGTTTTTTCATCACCGGGTTGCGCGGAATCATCGGCTCGATGATGTACGCGCAGCCGCCCGGCTTGAGCACGCGGTGGAACTCCTTCATGCCCTGTTCGAGGTTCTCGAAGTTCCGGACGCCGAAGCCTGCACTGACGACGTGGAAGCTCTTGTCGGCGAAGGGGAGCTTTTCAGCGTAACCTTCGATGAACTCGATCGACGGGTACTTTTTGCGTGCGATGGCGAGCATCTCCGGCGAGAGGTCGTAGCCGGTCACCTTCGCGCCGGGGATCTTCGCCATCGAGGCGGCCAGATCGCCCGTGCCGGTGGCGACGTCGAGAATTTTCGGCTCGCGTTCGCCTTCAACCTGCTTCCGCGCCTTTTTGGCCGCAACGACCCGCCAGTAGTTGTCGATGCCGAGGCTCAGGAGGTGGTTGAGGAAGTCGTAAGTCGGCGCGACCTCGTTGAACATGTTCCTGATCGAAGAGCGCGACTTGGTCTGTATGAGGGACTTTGCGGTCTCTTTAGAACTGCTCATCGGGGGGGTCAGCTTTGTTTGCCGTAAACCTTTTCGGGGTCGAACATCAGCGTGTCGCAAATTTCCATCGACTTGCCATCCACCGTTTTGCGGTAGAAGCAGGAGTGGTAGCCGACGTGGCAGGCGCCGCCTTTCTGCGAGACCTTGAGCAGCAGCGTGTCGCCGTCGCAGTCGATGAGAATGTCGTGCACCTCCTGCATGTTTCCCGACGATTCGCCCTTGAGCCAGAGCTTGTTGCGGCTGCGGCTCCAGTAGCAGGCTTTCTTCTTTTCGATGGTCATCTTGAGGCTTTCGAGATTCATCCAGGCCATCATCAGCACCTTGCCGGTTTCGTGATCCTGAACGATGGCGGGCACCAGCCCCTTGCTGTCGAATTTGACCGTTTCGAGAAAGCTCTTCTGCGTCTCTTGATTCTCGCCCATTGAAGCTGTAGATTAGAATTTTTAGAATTTTTTCCGTAGTGCCTGCGTTCAATTCAGCCGAAAGAGCCATCAGAAAACGCCCGGCAGGAAGATCTGTAAGATTGTTAAAAATATTGAAAAACCAAGGCTGTAACCTGGAAAAAATCACCGTCATTTCTGCGCAGTCTTTTTGAAAAACAGCCAGGCCTTATCCGGCGGGCGATTTGTAACTCTTAAATTCCATCCCTTGGCGATATGCAGAATCTGCAGAAGATGCTTCCGAAGTTCTCGATAGCGATGGCTGTTGTGTTTGCCGTGACCATCGGCTATCTGCTGACCCGGGGCAATACCGTCGATGTAGAGGCCCGGAAGATTTCGAGATCGGAACTGGTTGAAGCGGTCTATGCAACCGGTTACGTCGAGGCGGAAAACATTGCCAACCTCAGAGCCGAGTTCTCAGGGACGGTTCGCGCCATTGGCGCGCTCGAAGGGCAGCGGGTCTCGAAAGGGCAGGCGATCATCGTGTTCGACAGCGTCCAGCCGCGCCTGGCCGTCAATGAGGCGCGCGCGGCAGTGGCCGAAGAGATGGCTGCCGTTCGCGACAACGACCTTCGGCTGCAACGGAGCCGCACGCTTTTCCAGGCCGGAGCGATCTCCCGGCAGGATTTCGACGCGGCGGAACGCAACAGCACGGAGTCCCGCGAAGCGCTCCGTCAGCGCCAGATGCAGCTCAAGAGCCGTGAGGACGATCTGAAGAAGCTGGAAGTTGTTGCACCGTTCAGCGGAATTCTGACGCTTCAGAATGTCAAGGAGGGCGATTACGTCCAGTCTGGCACGCTCGTGGCGACCGTGACCGATTCATCCCGCTACCTCGTGGTGGTCGAGGTTGACGAACTTGATGTGCCGCGTCTGCGCACCGGCCTCAAGGCGGTGATTGCCTTCGACTCGATGCCCGAGAAGCGTTTCGGTGCCACCGTCGTGCGCATTGTGCCGCAGACTGACCGGGTGACGAAAACTTCGCGCGTCTATCTGAAGCTCGATGATTCGGTGGCGGCGATTCAGGGTGGTATGACCGCGACGGCCAACATCGTTTACAACACGAAAAAGGGAACGCTGCTGGTCAGCAAAAGCTCCGTGTTCGAGGAGGAGCGCCAGAGCTACGTCTGGAAAGTCGTCAAGGGTAAGCTGAAAAAGCAGCCGATTCGCACCGGTGACAG
Protein-coding sequences here:
- a CDS encoding four helix bundle suffix domain-containing protein; this translates as MAGSGGPRKLLLREKNSREALFVRKLSRERGVSYESFREFVETRPAEVVANIAICLINQASFLLKRQLETLERQFIEAGGIRERMTKARLDSRQKR
- the ubiE gene encoding bifunctional demethylmenaquinone methyltransferase/2-methoxy-6-polyprenyl-1,4-benzoquinol methylase UbiE; translation: MSSSKETAKSLIQTKSRSSIRNMFNEVAPTYDFLNHLLSLGIDNYWRVVAAKKARKQVEGEREPKILDVATGTGDLAASMAKIPGAKVTGYDLSPEMLAIARKKYPSIEFIEGYAEKLPFADKSFHVVSAGFGVRNFENLEQGMKEFHRVLKPGGCAYIIEPMIPRNPVMKKLYLIYFKNVLPKIAGMFSKSTFAYDYLPNSVEQFPQAEAFTKILKNAGFKKAEYFPMTFETSILYVATK
- the hisI gene encoding phosphoribosyl-AMP cyclohydrolase, encoding MGENQETQKSFLETVKFDSKGLVPAIVQDHETGKVLMMAWMNLESLKMTIEKKKACYWSRSRNKLWLKGESSGNMQEVHDILIDCDGDTLLLKVSQKGGACHVGYHSCFYRKTVDGKSMEICDTLMFDPEKVYGKQS
- a CDS encoding LOG family protein, which translates into the protein MEPHYRVTIFGSARISEGDKEYRDVYEIARGLAAEGFDIVTGGGPGLMQAANSGSKSVSNGGQSIGLNIKLPHEQAPNPWLDIKEEFDRFSGRLDAFMAMSDAVIVAPGGIGTLLELFYSWQLVQVQHLCETPIILFGEIWTSLLLWLETEVLPRHLFERKDMHSIFHVMEASAVVDLIIKIHKARSETEHVCRNFNKYRLAIAKKE
- the ligA gene encoding NAD-dependent DNA ligase LigA, whose translation is MDKAKAQQEIGKLRAEIERHNRLYYLEAKPEISDFEFDKLLERLIVLEQEFPELVTPDSPSQRVGGGITKEFPTVVYREPMLSLSNTYSIAEVTDFCNRVEKLVAAEGGGKPEYVAELKYDGVAISLLYRDGLLVRGSTRGDGWQGDEITANLRTIPSIPLRLEMSDLPLFGTVPSGEIEVRGEVYMRKDDFERLNEERPEEERFANPRNATAGTLKLQDSAEVARRRMSFVAYYLKGHDGEAPTHLKRLEQLKSMGFMTGAAARLCKGMDEIADFISEWSEKRWTLPYETDGVVLKLNEVGLWDRLGATAKSPRWAIAYKYPAQQAKTVLQGVVFQVGRLGTITPVAELKPVKLAGSTVSRSTLHNFDEIERLGVRIGDHVMIEKSGEVIPKVVSVVLDERPAETAAIEVPKRCPECGTELERPEGEVSWYCPNEEGCPAQKRGRILHFASRNALDIQNLGESLVTQLVERGLASDAGDLYRLTLEQLASLDRMAAKSAQNVLDALEKSKKQSYARLLFALGIRHVGAATARELAHACPSIDCLREMGEEELAAVPDIGPVIAESIRDFFAKPWAQAMLQKLAEAGLPMQAGEEKALVNNNFEGQSVIFTGSLERHVRQQAEEMVRERGGRIVSSVSKKTTLVVAGSEAGSKLEKAIKLGVKVISEDEFERML
- a CDS encoding DUF2442 domain-containing protein yields the protein MNPRVSKVTPLEGYKLRIEFSNGEVGEYDCAPLLEFGVFKELKNVQYFKSVKVVGGTVAWPNEQDICPDTLYLDSVKILAV
- a CDS encoding efflux RND transporter periplasmic adaptor subunit, with product MQNLQKMLPKFSIAMAVVFAVTIGYLLTRGNTVDVEARKISRSELVEAVYATGYVEAENIANLRAEFSGTVRAIGALEGQRVSKGQAIIVFDSVQPRLAVNEARAAVAEEMAAVRDNDLRLQRSRTLFQAGAISRQDFDAAERNSTESREALRQRQMQLKSREDDLKKLEVVAPFSGILTLQNVKEGDYVQSGTLVATVTDSSRYLVVVEVDELDVPRLRTGLKAVIAFDSMPEKRFGATVVRIVPQTDRVTKTSRVYLKLDDSVAAIQGGMTATANIVYNTKKGTLLVSKSSVFEEERQSYVWKVVKGKLKKQPIRTGDSDLVFIEVVKGLDAGDVVVTSPQENYRDGMEARIVKESSKKQL